One Malania oleifera isolate guangnan ecotype guangnan chromosome 10, ASM2987363v1, whole genome shotgun sequence genomic region harbors:
- the LOC131166527 gene encoding uncharacterized protein LOC131166527 — translation MEDLTIVADPGLGGPNPEIPEVGLFPNIFSQAAYGVSDAGELLLLFLPLAVVVRAEYKPWKEKNKTADALSPVHIVTEKPNLPASSSAAAAVPQAQQVSCFKNIFRPPDRGEDYTILQVLFSVDMLILFVATVCRVGGTLTAIDNLGQIGYPTRNTSTYVSLVSIWNYLGRVASGFTSEIFLTRYKFPRPLMLALIFLLSCVGHLLIAFAVPNSLYAASVIIGFCFGAQWPLIYAIISEIFGLKYYSTLYNFGAVASPIGAYLLNARVTGHLYDQKARRQLAALGKSRKAGEDLNCNGVECFKLAFITITAATVFGAAVSVALVVRTRKFYRSDIYKKFREQAEAAETEMAVAGNGARPAGAKVF, via the coding sequence GTCGGTTTATTCCCCAACATTTTCTCCCAGGCCGCGTATGGCGTCAGCGACGCCGGAGAGCTCCTCCTGCTCTTTCTCCCCCTGGCCGTCGTCGTAAGAGCAGAGTACAAGCCATGGAAGGAGAAGAATAAAACCGCAGATGCTCTCTCGCCGGTGCACATCGTAACAGAGAAGCCGAACCTGCCAGCGAGCAGTTCGGCAGCGGCGGCGGTACCGCAGGCTCAACAAGTCTCCTGCTTCAAGAACATATTCCGGCCTCCGGACCGAGGAGAGGACTACACCATCCTCCAGGTGCTTTTCAGCGTTGACATGCTGATCCTTTTCGTGGCGACGGTTTGCAGAGTGGGAGGAACGCTGACGGCGATTGATAACCTGGGCCAAATCGGGTACCCGACCCGAAACACCAGCACGTACGTATCGCTAGTGAGCATATGGAACTACCTGGGTCGGGTCGCTTCCGGGTTCACATCCGAAATCTTCTTGACCCGGTACAAGTTTCCCCGCCCGCTCATGCTCGCCCTCATTTTCTTACTCTCCTGCGTGGGCCACCTCCTCATCGCCTTTGCCGTCCCAAACAGCCTCTACGCGGCGTCGGTCATAATCGGATTCTGCTTCGGGGCCCAGTGGCCGCTTATCTACGCCATAATCTCGGAGATATTCGGACTCAAGTACTATTCTACCCTGTACAACTTTGGAGCCGTCGCAAGTCCGATCGGGGCGTACTTGCTGAACGCGCGGGTCACGGGTCATCTGTACGACCAAAAAGCGAGGAGGCAATTGGCGGCTTTGGGGAAGTCGAGAAAGGCCGGAGAGGACTTGAACTGTAACGGGGTTGAGTGCTTCAAGCTGGCTTTTATTACAATCACGGCGGCGACAGTGTTCGGGGCAGCCGTTTCGGTTGCTCTGGTGGTCAGGACTAGGAAGTTTTACCGGAGTGACATTTACAAGAAGTTCAGGGAGCAGGCGGAGGCGGCTGAGACAGAAATGGCGGTGGCCGGGAACGGCGCCCGGCCAGCCGGAGCTAAAGTCTTTTAA